A part of Larkinella insperata genomic DNA contains:
- a CDS encoding cell division protein FtsX, with the protein MAKKKVGAYPGGMILFSLTSALFLIGFCGMLVLQSKKLVRYIRENNEVRVFLDKDLDKKQLEKLHSEIVKKPYVLYDGPAPQVNFVSKETAAKEFMADTQENFSNFLNENPLRDSYRIKLQEDYFEEAKLQQVKSDLEDVDGVFEVIYQENIVDEINKNITKIYIIMSVFAVIMLVIIIVLMNNTIRLALYSQRLLIRSMQLVGATNGFIQLPFLRRGMTQGLISGLIAAALLFILLQVALRNIDGLATLQEPEKTGILLGSVIVLGIIIGLISTFQAVHRYLRLSLDELY; encoded by the coding sequence ATGGCCAAAAAGAAAGTAGGTGCGTACCCCGGTGGGATGATTCTTTTCAGCCTGACTTCGGCGTTGTTTCTGATCGGTTTTTGCGGAATGCTGGTGCTTCAGTCCAAAAAACTGGTCCGGTACATCCGCGAAAACAACGAAGTTCGGGTGTTTCTGGATAAAGATTTGGATAAGAAGCAGCTTGAAAAGCTGCACAGCGAGATCGTAAAAAAACCGTATGTCCTCTACGACGGGCCCGCCCCGCAGGTCAACTTTGTCAGCAAAGAAACGGCGGCCAAAGAATTTATGGCCGATACCCAGGAGAATTTCAGCAACTTTCTGAACGAGAACCCGCTTCGTGACAGCTACCGCATCAAGCTGCAGGAAGATTACTTCGAGGAAGCCAAGCTGCAGCAGGTAAAATCCGATCTGGAAGATGTCGACGGTGTTTTTGAGGTCATTTACCAGGAAAACATCGTGGATGAAATCAATAAGAATATCACCAAAATCTACATCATCATGTCGGTTTTTGCGGTGATTATGCTGGTGATTATCATCGTCTTAATGAACAATACCATCCGCCTGGCGCTGTACTCACAACGGTTGCTGATCCGGAGTATGCAACTGGTTGGCGCTACCAACGGTTTCATCCAGCTTCCGTTTTTACGGCGCGGTATGACGCAGGGACTCATCAGCGGGCTGATTGCCGCGGCCCTGCTGTTCATCCTGTTGCAGGTAGCCCTGCGCAACATCGACGGCCTGGCCACTCTGCAGGAACCCGAAAAAACCGGTATTCTGCTGGGTTCGGTAATTGTTCTTGGCATTATTATTGGCCTGATCAGTACGTTTCAGGCAGTACACCGTTACCTGCGTTTATCCCTGGATGAGTTGTATTGA
- the truB gene encoding tRNA pseudouridine(55) synthase TruB yields the protein MDEGQLILIDKPLTWTSFDVVKKLKFACKFKKIGHAGTLDPLATGLLILCTGKMTKQIDSYQAQEKEYTGTLVLGKTTPSVDLETAFDAEFEVSGLTPEAVQQAAQQLTGVIDQIPPIYSAVRVNGERLYERARRGETADKVEGGIKSRTITVTAFEVDTERFPEIDFRIVCSKGTYIRSLVRDLGLLLQNGAYLKALRRTRIGDFRIEEADSVEGFIRKCRPAESLPS from the coding sequence ATGGACGAAGGTCAACTCATTCTCATCGACAAACCGCTTACCTGGACGTCGTTTGATGTTGTCAAGAAGCTCAAATTCGCTTGCAAGTTCAAGAAAATCGGCCACGCCGGAACGCTTGATCCGCTGGCAACGGGATTGCTGATTCTCTGCACGGGCAAAATGACCAAGCAGATCGACAGCTACCAGGCGCAGGAAAAAGAATATACCGGCACACTCGTGCTCGGAAAAACCACCCCCTCCGTTGATCTCGAAACGGCTTTCGACGCCGAATTTGAGGTTTCCGGCCTGACCCCAGAAGCCGTTCAGCAAGCCGCCCAACAACTGACCGGCGTGATCGACCAGATTCCCCCCATCTATTCGGCAGTGCGGGTCAACGGCGAACGGCTTTACGAACGCGCCCGCCGGGGCGAAACCGCCGATAAAGTGGAAGGGGGAATTAAATCGCGTACCATTACGGTTACTGCTTTTGAAGTCGATACGGAACGATTTCCCGAAATTGATTTCCGGATTGTTTGCTCGAAAGGGACTTACATCCGTAGCTTAGTGCGTGATTTGGGACTGCTTTTGCAAAACGGAGCCTATTTAAAAGCCCTCCGTCGGACACGAATTGGTGATTTTCGGATTGAAGAGGCCGATTCCGTTGAAGGATTTATCCGCAAATGCCGCCCCGCTGAGTCATTACCTTCATGA
- a CDS encoding DNA topoisomerase IV subunit B, translating into MDSNQQYTEDSIRSLDWREHIRLRPGMYIGKLGDGSAADDGIYVLLKEVIDNCIDEHVMGNGKLIDIKVTDHRVEVRDYGRGIPLGKVVDVVSKINTGGKYDSGAFQKSVGLNGVGTKAVNALSTFFRVQSYREGKTVWAEFERGVLVRQEEDSSNQRNGTLVVFEPDNTVFKNFHFIPQFLENMIWNYCYLNAGLTISFNGQKFVSQNGLLDLLRNKTDEEALRYPIIHLKGGDIEIALTHGNQYGEEYYSFVNGQYTTQGGTHLAALREAFVKTVREYFKKEYDAADIRASIIAAISVRVQEPVFESQTKTKLGSINMAPDENSPSVRSFVIDFVKNQLDDFLHMNGDTREALKKRIEQSERERKELAGIKKLANDRAKKANLHNKKLRDCRNHLPDIKAEDRYNTTLFITEGDSASGSITKSRNVQTQAVFSLRGKPLNCFGLTKKVVYENEEFNLLQHALDIEDGLDSLRYNRIVIATDADVDGMHIRLLMMTFFLQFFPDLVRNGHLYILETPLFRVRNPKNHKETIYCYSEEEKQVAINKLTKGGKKIEITRFKGLGEISPEEFGLFIGDNMRLEPVIMEKETSIPKLLSYYMGKNTPDRQRFIIDNLRIEKDMEELALVLS; encoded by the coding sequence ATGGACAGTAATCAACAATACACCGAAGACAGCATTCGATCCCTCGACTGGCGGGAGCATATTCGGCTTCGGCCCGGTATGTACATTGGTAAACTGGGCGATGGTTCGGCCGCTGATGACGGTATTTACGTTTTGCTTAAAGAAGTCATCGATAACTGTATCGATGAGCACGTGATGGGCAACGGTAAGCTGATCGATATTAAAGTAACCGACCACCGCGTTGAAGTACGGGACTACGGCCGGGGTATTCCCCTCGGGAAAGTGGTCGATGTAGTTTCCAAAATCAATACCGGGGGGAAATACGATTCCGGCGCGTTCCAGAAATCCGTCGGGCTGAACGGGGTCGGTACCAAAGCCGTTAACGCGCTGTCCACGTTTTTCCGGGTGCAGTCGTACCGGGAAGGCAAGACCGTCTGGGCCGAATTTGAACGTGGGGTGCTGGTTCGCCAGGAGGAGGACAGCTCCAACCAGCGAAATGGTACGCTGGTAGTTTTTGAGCCGGATAATACGGTGTTTAAGAACTTCCACTTCATCCCGCAGTTTCTGGAAAACATGATCTGGAACTACTGCTACCTGAACGCCGGGTTAACCATCAGTTTCAACGGTCAAAAATTTGTTTCACAGAACGGTCTGCTGGATCTGCTACGGAACAAAACCGACGAGGAGGCCCTGCGGTATCCGATCATTCACCTGAAAGGCGGGGACATTGAAATTGCCCTGACGCACGGCAACCAGTACGGCGAAGAATATTATTCGTTCGTAAACGGGCAGTACACCACCCAGGGAGGAACCCACCTGGCCGCACTGCGCGAAGCCTTCGTTAAAACCGTCCGGGAATATTTCAAGAAGGAATACGATGCCGCCGACATTCGGGCGTCGATCATTGCCGCCATCAGCGTGCGGGTGCAGGAGCCGGTGTTTGAATCGCAGACCAAGACCAAGCTGGGCTCGATCAACATGGCGCCCGACGAAAACAGCCCCAGCGTTCGGTCGTTCGTCATCGATTTTGTGAAAAACCAACTCGACGACTTTCTGCACATGAACGGCGATACGCGGGAAGCCCTCAAGAAGCGGATTGAGCAGTCGGAGCGGGAACGCAAAGAACTGGCCGGGATTAAAAAACTGGCGAATGATCGGGCCAAAAAAGCCAACCTGCACAACAAAAAACTTCGCGATTGCCGGAACCACCTGCCCGATATCAAAGCCGAAGATCGCTACAACACAACGCTGTTCATCACGGAAGGAGACTCGGCCAGCGGTTCGATTACCAAATCCCGGAATGTGCAGACCCAGGCGGTATTCAGCCTCCGTGGCAAACCGTTGAACTGCTTCGGACTGACCAAGAAAGTGGTCTACGAAAACGAGGAGTTTAACCTGCTGCAACACGCGCTCGACATCGAAGACGGTCTGGACAGTTTGCGCTATAACCGCATCGTTATTGCCACCGACGCCGATGTAGACGGAATGCACATCCGGCTGCTGATGATGACGTTCTTCCTGCAATTCTTCCCCGATCTGGTCCGTAACGGTCACCTCTACATTCTGGAAACCCCGTTGTTTCGGGTCCGGAATCCGAAAAACCACAAGGAAACGATCTACTGCTATTCGGAAGAAGAGAAGCAGGTTGCCATCAATAAGCTGACGAAAGGGGGCAAGAAAATCGAAATCACCCGGTTTAAAGGCCTGGGCGAAATCTCCCCGGAAGAGTTCGGGCTGTTTATCGGCGACAACATGCGGCTGGAACCGGTGATCATGGAGAAAGAAACCTCCATTCCGAAACTGCTCAGCTATTACATGGGTAAGAACACACCCGACCGCCAGCGATTCATTATTGACAACCTCCGGATCGAGAAAGACATGGAGGAGCTTGCGCTGGTGCTGAGTTAA
- a CDS encoding DUF779 domain-containing protein produces the protein MAISRVDVTEAATIIIDRLRREHGELMFHQSGGCCDGSSPMCFEKGDFRIGSSDVWLGQIHGCDFYMSEDQFEYWKHTHLTVDVTPGRGASFSLEIPLGIRFLIRSRLFEMEELNQLPPVHVGPAEA, from the coding sequence ATGGCTATTTCCCGCGTTGACGTAACGGAAGCCGCGACCATCATCATCGACAGACTGCGCCGGGAACACGGCGAATTAATGTTCCACCAGAGCGGAGGCTGCTGCGACGGATCATCGCCGATGTGTTTTGAAAAAGGCGACTTCCGGATCGGCTCCTCCGACGTCTGGCTTGGTCAGATTCACGGCTGCGATTTTTACATGTCGGAGGATCAGTTTGAATACTGGAAACACACCCACCTGACCGTCGACGTAACGCCGGGCCGGGGGGCCAGTTTCTCGCTCGAAATTCCGTTGGGCATCCGGTTTTTAATTCGATCGCGGCTGTTTGAAATGGAAGAGCTTAATCAGTTACCGCCCGTTCATGTTGGCCCCGCGGAGGCCTGA
- a CDS encoding DUF3098 domain-containing protein, translating to MSKLPFGRANYTLMIIGVVVILFGFIVMSLDSEEFGFGALGLTIGPLIVMGGFILEFFAILRRPTNQ from the coding sequence ATGAGTAAACTTCCCTTCGGACGCGCCAATTATACCCTGATGATCATCGGCGTGGTCGTTATCCTGTTCGGCTTCATCGTCATGAGCCTTGACTCCGAGGAGTTTGGCTTTGGTGCATTAGGTCTTACCATCGGACCGCTGATCGTGATGGGTGGTTTTATTCTTGAATTTTTTGCCATTCTGCGCCGACCTACGAATCAATGA
- a CDS encoding bifunctional riboflavin kinase/FAD synthetase, which produces MKIYHGTDTFQPIPYAVVTSGTFDGVHLGHQKIISRLTEIAQRGDTRGQKGETVVLTFWPHPRTVVSNDSQGLKLLSTLEEKTELLEAAGVDHLVVIPFTRSFSELSSAEFIQQILVDQIGTKKLVIGYDHHFGRNREGSFEYLQQHAHEYGFEIEEIPRQDVEDVGVSSSKIRKALLEGDLETSTKFLGRPYSLSGTIVKGQQLGRTIGFPTANIQVDDPSKLVPANGIYATEVIYKGKTLGGAMSIGTRPTVGGTHRTLEVFIFDFNQEIYGEHLTVRFIEYLRPELKYEGLAALVDQMHLDVEQARTILQAGNKPGNA; this is translated from the coding sequence ATGAAGATTTACCACGGAACCGATACATTTCAACCCATCCCCTACGCCGTTGTTACCAGCGGTACCTTCGACGGGGTCCATCTGGGTCATCAGAAAATCATTAGCCGCCTGACCGAAATTGCCCAACGGGGCGACACCAGAGGCCAGAAAGGCGAAACCGTTGTGCTGACCTTCTGGCCACACCCCCGCACGGTGGTTTCCAACGACAGCCAGGGCCTGAAACTGCTTTCGACGCTGGAAGAAAAAACCGAGCTGCTGGAAGCCGCCGGAGTCGATCATCTGGTCGTTATTCCGTTTACGCGCTCCTTCTCCGAGCTCTCCTCGGCGGAATTCATCCAGCAAATCCTGGTCGACCAGATCGGTACGAAAAAGCTGGTTATTGGCTACGATCACCATTTTGGCCGAAACCGCGAAGGCAGCTTTGAATACTTGCAGCAGCACGCCCACGAATACGGTTTCGAGATCGAGGAGATTCCCCGTCAGGACGTTGAGGACGTGGGTGTCAGCTCGTCCAAAATCCGGAAGGCGCTGCTGGAAGGCGATCTGGAAACGTCTACCAAGTTCCTGGGCCGCCCCTACAGCCTGAGCGGCACCATCGTGAAAGGCCAGCAACTGGGCCGCACCATCGGTTTCCCGACGGCCAATATTCAGGTCGACGATCCGAGCAAGCTGGTGCCCGCCAACGGTATTTATGCAACCGAGGTGATTTACAAAGGCAAAACGCTGGGGGGGGCCATGAGCATCGGCACGCGCCCGACCGTTGGCGGCACGCACCGCACCCTCGAGGTTTTCATCTTTGATTTTAACCAGGAAATCTACGGCGAGCACCTGACGGTGCGGTTTATCGAGTACCTCCGGCCCGAGCTGAAGTACGAAGGACTAGCGGCTTTGGTCGATCAGATGCACCTGGACGTGGAGCAGGCCCGAACCATTCTGCAAGCTGGAAACAAGCCGGGCAACGCATAA
- the pheA gene encoding prephenate dehydratase produces MTLESLRIQIDSIDDQLLQLLNQRMEVVRQVGELKKSTKSVIYRPEREKQILDRLHQASTGLLTPAAIDAIYLEIFAVSRNLEMPERVAYLGPEGSFTHQAAESRFGAMSDYIALPTIRSVFESVETGRCRFGVVPIENNQEGIVNETIDLLLEKDLLIAAEAQIPVHFTFATQTDVLSEITHIYSKDIAFGQCSKFLRDYFDGLPAQLVPVESTSKAAKLASQHPKAAAICSNIASKLFGVPVLFDNIEDTDLNRTRFLVLAKDFTNQKSGHDKTTIIARLPNTNKPGVLAQFLQEFDARHINLTKVESRPLREGATFRYWFLIEFEGHVEDPGVQEILKHHAADVKWLGSYVKSLG; encoded by the coding sequence GTGACGCTCGAATCCCTCCGCATTCAGATTGATAGCATCGACGACCAACTGCTGCAACTGCTCAACCAACGCATGGAAGTGGTCAGGCAGGTTGGCGAACTGAAAAAGTCCACCAAATCCGTTATATACCGCCCCGAACGCGAAAAGCAGATCCTTGACCGTCTCCACCAGGCCAGTACGGGCTTGCTGACCCCGGCGGCTATTGATGCCATTTACCTGGAAATCTTCGCGGTATCGCGGAACCTGGAAATGCCCGAGCGGGTCGCGTACCTGGGGCCGGAGGGGAGTTTTACGCACCAGGCCGCCGAAAGCCGGTTTGGGGCGATGAGTGATTACATTGCGCTACCCACCATTCGGTCCGTATTCGAAAGCGTGGAAACGGGCCGCTGCCGATTTGGTGTGGTACCCATCGAAAACAACCAGGAGGGGATTGTCAACGAGACCATCGACCTGCTGCTGGAAAAAGACCTGTTGATTGCCGCCGAAGCGCAGATTCCGGTGCATTTTACCTTTGCAACCCAAACCGACGTTCTGAGCGAAATCACGCATATTTACTCCAAAGACATTGCGTTCGGGCAGTGCAGCAAGTTTTTACGGGATTACTTCGACGGGTTGCCCGCCCAACTGGTACCGGTAGAATCCACTTCCAAGGCCGCTAAACTGGCCTCCCAACACCCCAAAGCCGCGGCAATTTGCTCCAATATTGCGTCCAAACTGTTCGGCGTGCCGGTTCTCTTTGACAACATTGAAGACACGGACCTGAACCGGACGCGGTTTCTGGTGCTGGCCAAAGACTTTACGAACCAGAAAAGCGGCCATGACAAAACGACCATCATTGCCCGGCTGCCCAACACAAACAAACCGGGGGTTCTGGCGCAGTTTCTCCAGGAATTTGACGCCCGTCATATCAACCTGACCAAAGTCGAAAGCCGTCCGCTGCGCGAAGGAGCTACCTTCCGCTACTGGTTTCTGATCGAATTTGAAGGGCACGTGGAAGATCCCGGTGTGCAGGAAATTCTGAAGCACCATGCCGCCGATGTCAAGTGGTTGGGGAGTTACGTGAAGTCGCTGGGCTGA
- a CDS encoding undecaprenyl-diphosphate phosphatase produces the protein MSILHAIILAIIEGLTEFLPVSSTGHMIIYSSLVGISKSEFTKLYTINIQFGCIISVLVLYRRRFLQTTDFYLKLFVAFLPAAVIGFLLNDFIDSLLENVTVVAITLLLGGILLVFIDKIFKQFPRDYDVTFPEALKIGFFQCIAMIPGVSRSAATIIGGMAQGLTRKQAAEFSFFLAVPTMAAATGYKLLKSYKSIQSDDIQVLLIGNAIAFVVGLIAIRGFVGFVTKYGFKVFGYYRIALGLLLLGLIAAGVKLDIV, from the coding sequence ATGAGTATCCTCCACGCGATCATTCTGGCCATCATTGAGGGCCTGACTGAGTTTTTGCCCGTCTCGTCAACGGGGCACATGATCATCTATTCGTCTTTGGTCGGTATCAGCAAGTCGGAATTTACCAAGCTGTACACCATCAACATCCAGTTTGGCTGTATCATCTCGGTACTGGTGCTTTACCGGCGCCGGTTTCTGCAAACCACGGACTTTTACCTGAAGCTTTTCGTGGCCTTTTTGCCAGCCGCCGTCATTGGCTTCCTGCTCAATGATTTCATTGACTCGCTGCTCGAAAATGTAACCGTGGTGGCCATCACGCTACTGCTGGGTGGTATCCTGCTGGTTTTTATCGACAAGATTTTCAAGCAATTCCCGCGGGATTACGATGTAACGTTTCCGGAAGCGCTCAAAATCGGCTTCTTCCAGTGCATCGCCATGATTCCGGGCGTGTCGCGCTCGGCCGCTACCATCATTGGGGGCATGGCGCAGGGCCTTACCCGGAAACAAGCCGCGGAGTTTTCGTTCTTCCTGGCCGTGCCAACCATGGCGGCCGCAACGGGCTACAAACTGCTGAAGAGCTACAAAAGCATTCAGTCCGATGATATTCAGGTGCTGCTGATCGGTAACGCCATCGCCTTCGTGGTCGGTTTGATTGCCATCCGTGGATTTGTCGGCTTTGTAACCAAATACGGCTTTAAGGTATTTGGGTATTACCGCATCGCGCTGGGCTTGCTCTTACTCGGCCTGATTGCGGCTGGCGTCAAACTGGATATTGTCTGA
- a CDS encoding polysaccharide biosynthesis/export family protein gives MLICTGLQATAQVIQAPSAPTSAPATLPAGVPRPGQLPGGQLPGQTGTTPRSQTQGTLPGATQQGTRGQAGQTGAAQQGANQQGGRGQAGQQGAGTGTGQQGQQGQQTGAGLDATGAEGVGATDEPIGDTDNTQLKTEQELQRERELAAQRRKLFGYQLFNDPANAGVFQPNLNIATPKGYVVGPNDELNINIYGYSEATYPTTVNPDGFIYIQRVGPIHVAGLTIEQAKTRILDRLSKIYVGLKSGPYGAANTYMVVTLGDIRSIRVTVTGEAIRPGTYTVSSLSTAMNVIYQAGGPSEIGSFRNVQVIRNNRVVASLDLYDFLTSGVQRNDIRLQDNDNIRFTTYKAHVEITGSTRRNNIFEMLPGEPMARLLELAGGFSSNAYKARVKVTRFTKRELKMIDVVDSEFSSFPLEDGDQVSVEAVLVRFENQVGIQGAVFRPGVYSLDQNKSLKQLIASAEGLKGDAFTGRIQIVRTREDMAIDNISLNLADIINGTQPDVQLQREDQVIIPSRFDMAEFADISITGEVITPIESTPYVANMTLEDLILRAGGLKESAAAAQIEIVRRKKDVEVNSKSAQVSEIFRFSVDRDLSIKSTDSKFMLYPYDQVIVRRSPNYRIQTFVTVEGEVIMPGEYPVVTKDQRISDLVKMAGGLTPFAYVPGATLVREIRLSEAEKQIRQQTINELADDSPKAVVRPEAADQNTQQLIGINLQKIMSDPGSMEDMILQEGDELRIPKQLETVRVGGEVLLPTTAKFRRGQSFQDYISQAGGFTSRSARKKAYVVYANGSADRTRRFAFFNIYPRVEPGSEIIVPQQTKGALTPLQIIQSTTTIAGSIIGLVTTLVALRALAQ, from the coding sequence GTGCTGATCTGCACAGGTTTGCAGGCAACCGCCCAGGTTATTCAGGCCCCCTCGGCCCCCACATCGGCCCCTGCCACGCTTCCGGCCGGTGTGCCACGCCCAGGACAGCTCCCCGGCGGTCAGCTTCCGGGGCAAACCGGTACGACGCCCCGCAGTCAAACGCAGGGTACGCTTCCGGGCGCCACCCAACAGGGAACGCGCGGTCAGGCCGGGCAAACCGGTGCAGCCCAACAAGGCGCAAACCAGCAGGGCGGTCGTGGTCAGGCCGGCCAACAAGGCGCAGGTACGGGAACGGGCCAGCAAGGCCAACAGGGCCAGCAAACGGGTGCCGGTCTTGACGCCACCGGCGCGGAAGGCGTTGGTGCCACCGACGAACCCATTGGAGACACGGACAATACGCAACTCAAAACAGAACAGGAACTGCAGCGCGAACGGGAACTGGCCGCCCAACGTCGCAAATTGTTCGGTTATCAGCTTTTTAACGACCCAGCCAACGCAGGCGTGTTTCAGCCGAACCTAAACATCGCGACGCCGAAAGGCTACGTGGTGGGTCCTAACGACGAACTAAACATCAACATTTACGGCTATTCGGAAGCTACGTACCCAACGACGGTCAATCCCGACGGTTTTATCTATATCCAGCGGGTTGGACCGATTCACGTGGCGGGTTTAACCATTGAGCAGGCTAAAACCCGAATTCTGGATCGTCTGTCGAAAATTTATGTCGGCCTGAAAAGCGGGCCGTACGGTGCGGCCAACACCTACATGGTAGTCACACTGGGTGATATTCGCAGCATTCGGGTGACGGTAACCGGCGAAGCCATTCGCCCCGGCACCTACACGGTTTCGTCACTGTCAACGGCCATGAACGTGATCTATCAGGCGGGTGGCCCCAGCGAAATTGGCTCCTTCCGGAACGTTCAGGTGATTCGCAACAACCGCGTCGTGGCGTCCCTTGACTTGTACGACTTCCTGACCAGCGGGGTGCAACGGAATGACATCCGGCTCCAGGACAACGACAACATTCGTTTTACAACCTACAAGGCGCACGTCGAAATTACCGGATCAACTCGGCGCAATAACATTTTTGAAATGCTGCCCGGCGAGCCAATGGCCCGCCTGCTCGAACTGGCGGGCGGTTTTTCCAGCAATGCCTACAAAGCCCGCGTCAAGGTAACACGGTTTACCAAGCGGGAACTGAAAATGATCGACGTAGTGGATTCTGAATTTTCGTCTTTCCCACTGGAAGACGGGGATCAGGTTTCGGTGGAAGCCGTGCTGGTCCGATTTGAGAATCAAGTGGGTATTCAGGGGGCCGTGTTCCGGCCGGGTGTTTACTCCCTCGATCAAAATAAAAGCCTGAAGCAGTTGATTGCCAGCGCCGAAGGTCTGAAAGGCGATGCGTTTACGGGTCGGATTCAAATTGTTCGTACCCGGGAAGATATGGCGATCGACAATATCTCCTTAAATTTGGCGGATATCATAAACGGTACGCAGCCGGACGTGCAATTGCAACGCGAAGATCAGGTCATTATTCCGTCCCGTTTCGACATGGCCGAATTTGCCGACATCAGCATTACCGGTGAAGTGATCACGCCCATTGAATCAACACCGTACGTTGCCAATATGACGCTCGAAGACCTGATTCTGCGGGCGGGTGGTTTGAAGGAATCGGCTGCGGCTGCGCAAATTGAAATCGTTCGGCGCAAAAAAGATGTGGAGGTCAATTCAAAATCGGCCCAGGTTTCGGAAATTTTCCGGTTCAGCGTCGATCGTGATCTCAGCATCAAATCCACCGACAGCAAATTTATGCTGTACCCTTATGATCAGGTTATTGTGCGACGGTCGCCTAACTACCGGATTCAAACGTTTGTTACCGTAGAGGGGGAAGTGATAATGCCGGGCGAGTACCCCGTTGTCACAAAAGACCAGCGGATTTCGGATCTGGTCAAAATGGCCGGAGGACTAACACCGTTTGCGTACGTGCCGGGTGCCACGCTTGTCCGGGAAATCCGTCTTAGCGAAGCAGAAAAGCAAATTCGCCAGCAAACCATTAATGAATTGGCCGACGACAGCCCGAAAGCCGTGGTACGGCCTGAGGCAGCGGACCAGAACACGCAGCAGCTTATCGGGATCAATCTTCAAAAAATCATGAGCGATCCCGGATCGATGGAAGATATGATTTTACAGGAAGGGGATGAATTACGGATTCCGAAGCAACTGGAAACCGTACGCGTTGGCGGAGAAGTTCTGCTGCCCACAACGGCAAAATTCCGCCGGGGCCAATCGTTCCAGGATTATATTTCACAGGCGGGTGGTTTTACTAGCCGTTCGGCCCGGAAGAAGGCTTATGTTGTGTATGCCAACGGTTCAGCCGATCGTACGCGCCGGTTTGCATTCTTCAACATCTATCCAAGGGTTGAGCCGGGTTCTGAAATTATTGTTCCTCAGCAAACCAAAGGAGCGCTAACCCCGCTACAGATTATTCAGAGCACAACCACCATCGCAGGTTCGATCATCGGATTGGTTACTACTTTAGTTGCTCTTAGAGCATTAGCCCAGTAA
- a CDS encoding ABC transporter permease, translating to MKTHEVVIEAGRSERHYWRDLWKNRELLYILSVRDISVRYKQTILGTSWSLIRPLITMLIMFFVFSKVAKLQGDPGIPYPLMILAGLTIWTFFSNAFTQISTSITANANLVTKVYFPRLIMPLSSSVVSFIDFLVSLGLFIVLAIWYQFWPDWHILFLPLFILLALLASFAFGLIFAVLNVRFRDIGQLIPFIVQIGFYACPIAYSSRLVEENAGEWWHPFYYLNPMVGIIDGFKWSLLGENAFFKPDSVINSVIIVGVFLFISIYFFRRRENTFVDEI from the coding sequence GTGAAAACACACGAAGTGGTTATTGAAGCGGGCCGGTCAGAAAGACATTACTGGCGGGACCTGTGGAAAAATCGGGAACTACTCTACATTCTTTCGGTCCGCGACATTTCGGTCCGCTACAAACAGACAATCCTGGGCACGTCCTGGAGTCTGATCCGGCCGTTGATCACCATGCTGATTATGTTTTTCGTTTTCAGCAAAGTGGCCAAACTCCAAGGCGATCCCGGTATTCCCTACCCGCTGATGATTCTGGCCGGTCTGACCATCTGGACCTTTTTCTCGAACGCCTTCACCCAGATCAGCACCAGCATCACGGCCAACGCCAACCTGGTCACCAAAGTCTACTTTCCCCGGCTCATCATGCCGCTCAGCTCATCGGTCGTTAGCTTCATCGATTTTCTGGTTTCGCTGGGTTTGTTTATTGTTTTGGCCATTTGGTATCAATTCTGGCCCGACTGGCACATTCTGTTTCTTCCCCTCTTTATCCTGCTGGCGTTACTGGCATCGTTTGCTTTTGGTCTTATCTTTGCGGTGTTGAACGTTAGATTCCGGGACATTGGGCAGTTGATTCCGTTCATTGTACAAATCGGCTTTTATGCCTGTCCAATTGCCTACAGTAGCCGGTTGGTTGAAGAGAATGCCGGTGAATGGTGGCATCCGTTCTATTATCTGAATCCGATGGTAGGTATTATCGACGGCTTCAAATGGTCGTTATTAGGTGAAAACGCTTTTTTTAAACCAGACAGCGTCATCAATTCTGTCATCATTGTCGGAGTATTTCTATTCATCTCCATTTATTTTTTCCGGAGACGGGAAAACACTTTTGTAGACGAAATATAA